From the Achromobacter xylosoxidans A8 genome, the window CGCGGGCAAGTCCACCTTCATCAAGACCATCGCGGGCGAACTGGCAACACTGGCCGGCGAGGCGCAGTTCAACAAGGGACTGTCGATCGGCTACTTCGCCCAGCACCAGGTGGAGATGCTGCGCCATGACGAATCGCCGCTGTGGCATATGACGAAGATCGCGCCCACCGTGCGCGAGCAGGAATTGCGCAACTTCCTGGGCAGCTTCAACTTCAACGGCAACATGGCCACCAGTTCCATCGCGCCGTTCTCCGGCGGCGAAAAGGCGCGGCTGGCGCTGGCCCTGATCGTCTGGCAGCGCCCCAACCTGCTGCTGCTGGACGAGCCCACCAACCACCTGGACCTGGAAACCCGCGAAGCCCTGACCACCGCGTTGGCCCAGTTCGAAGGCACGCTGATGCTGGTATCGCACGACCGCCACCTGCTGCGTGCCACCACCGATGAATTCATCATCGTGGCCGACGGCGAGGTCAGCCCCTTCGATGGCGACCTGGACGACTACAAGGACTGGCTGTACAAGACCAAGCTGGCTGCCAAGGCCGCTTGACGCAAGGCGCGCCGGCCGCGCCTGAGCCGGTCGCACCGCATCACGCCAGCGCGCTGGGATAGGGGCTGGTGTCGATGTGTTCCAGCATGCCGTAGGCCAGCCGTTCCAGCAGCCTCGCGCGATCACCGGCATGCGCCGGCTCGTCCCACAGGTTGCGCAGCTCGTGCGGATCCTGCTTCAGGTCGTACAGCTCGCCCCAGCGCGCGCCATCGTAGACCGTGACGCGAAAGCCGTCCGCCAGCAAGGTGCGGCAGCGGATGCGGCTGTTGAAGCCCAGGATCACGCGCTGACCTTCTTCCTCGATCATGAGCGCGTCGCGCACGGCCGCCTCGCGCCCGTTGATGAGTCCGGCCATGTCGCGCCCCTGGATACCGTTGTAAGGCTGCACGCCGGCGCGCGCCAGCACGGTGGGCGCGACGTCGATGGTGCTGAGCAAGGCGTCGCTGGCGGCGCCCGCCGTCGGCGTGGCGGCGGGATCGTGCCAGATGAATGGCACGCGCGTCAGGCCGCGGTAATGGATCGGCCCCTTCAGCATCAGCTGATGGTCGCCCAGGTAATCGCCATGGTCGCTGGTGAAGATCACCACCGTGTTGTCGGCCAGCCCCAGCGCGTCGAGCTCGGCCAGCACCCGGCCGATCTGGTTGTCGATGTTGGCGATCGAGCCGTAGTTCAGCGCCAGCGCTTCGCGCGCCTCGCGCTCGTTGCAGGAGAAGATCGCGGGCGTGTGCTTGACCGCAGTGCCTGCGTCACGCTGGGCGCGCAGCCAGGCCACGTGCGGCGGCGGGGTTCCAGCGCCGTGGAAGGACGCAGGCAGCTCCATGTCCTCGGGCCTGTGCAGGTCCCAGAAGCGTCCCGGCGGCGTGAAGGGATGGTGCGGGTCGGGAAACGAGCATTGCAGGAAGAACGGCTGGTCCGACGCCGCATAGCCGCGCAGGGCATCGATGCTGCGGTCAGCGATGTAGGCCGTGGGATACAGCTCTTCAGGCACGCGCGTGCGCCAAGCCTGGCGGATGCGCGTCAGTTCATACTCCGGCGCGGGAATGGCATGCGCCGGGCCGATCAGCGCCTCGATCTCAGGATGCACGCTTCGCAACCAGCGCCGGTAATGCCCGTGCACGTCGTCGCTGTGGTCGTCGACCAGATCCACCTGGTCGAACCCGTAGTAGGGATAGCTCAACTCGTGGTCGGCATGTTCCAACCACAGCTTGCGCTGCTCCTGGTCATAGCGGCCGGCGTCGGGTTCAACCG encodes:
- a CDS encoding sulfatase, whose protein sequence is MSRAAKPVNFLLFITDQHRADHLGAYGNQVVRTPNLDRLAASGWRADNMHVATPICMPNRASLMTGRYPSAHGARHNGIALSLRSRTFVEAMREAGYGTALVGKVHLQNMTDIPPSWPVRAEDRLSREAVEPDAGRYDQEQRKLWLEHADHELSYPYYGFDQVDLVDDHSDDVHGHYRRWLRSVHPEIEALIGPAHAIPAPEYELTRIRQAWRTRVPEELYPTAYIADRSIDALRGYAASDQPFFLQCSFPDPHHPFTPPGRFWDLHRPEDMELPASFHGAGTPPPHVAWLRAQRDAGTAVKHTPAIFSCNEREAREALALNYGSIANIDNQIGRVLAELDALGLADNTVVIFTSDHGDYLGDHQLMLKGPIHYRGLTRVPFIWHDPAATPTAGAASDALLSTIDVAPTVLARAGVQPYNGIQGRDMAGLINGREAAVRDALMIEEEGQRVILGFNSRIRCRTLLADGFRVTVYDGARWGELYDLKQDPHELRNLWDEPAHAGDRARLLERLAYGMLEHIDTSPYPSALA